One stretch of Arachis duranensis cultivar V14167 chromosome 1, aradu.V14167.gnm2.J7QH, whole genome shotgun sequence DNA includes these proteins:
- the LOC107479527 gene encoding putative oxidoreductase TDA3, giving the protein MNLAVTSRASTLTLFHTITISITSSANTIPLPSRQPMDQNPKRVVVCGGGVIGVCTAYFLAKKGAAVTLIEKSDVACAASGKAGGFLALDWCDGGPVESLARASFNLHRSLSAELNGPRSYGYRPLTTLSLTVTESDSNPPSSSTTSKPSIVPSWIDGPIRSPRTIGTPETTAQVHPQLFTRTLIARAVKDHGAQVVIGKLERLELVGARVGSVVLEGGRVIECDSVVLALGPWSGKLEVLASLCRVYGLKAHSIVLEPREPNSITPHALFLSYYPSKGGKAIDPEVYPRPTGEVYVCGMSAEEEVADDPEEIRGKEESIEMLKRVAKTVSSHLGEGGARVKAEQACFLPCTDDGIPVIGEVPGVKGCFVATGHSCWGILNGPATGAAMAELVIDGHSTIVDLKHFSPARFLGRGKV; this is encoded by the exons ATGAATCTAGCAGTGACCTCTCGAGCTTCAACGCTCACTCTATTCCACACAATCACTATTTCCATCACTTCCTCCGCCAATACAATTCCGTTACCGTCGCGTCAGCCCATGGATCAGAATCCCAAGCGAGTTGTCGTCTGCGGTGGCGGAGTCATTGGTGTCTGCACCGCCTACTTCCTCGCCAAGAAGGGCGCCGCCGTCACTCTCATCGAGAAATCCGACGTGGCGTGCGCCGCCTCCGGAAAAGCCGGCGGATTCCTCGCCCTCGATTGGTGCGACGGAGGGCCCGTCGAATCACTCGCCCGCGCTAGCTTCAATCTCCACCGTTCACTCTCCGCCGAGCTCAACGGTCCCCGATCCTACGGTTACCGACCCCTAACTACTCTCAGCCTCACCGTAACAGAATCAGATAGCAACCCTCCCTCTTCTTCCACCACTTCCAAACCCTCAATTGTTCCCTCATGGATCGACGGACCAATTCGGAGTCCAAGAACGATTGGAACCCCCGAAACGACGGCGCAGGTGCACCCGCAACTGTTTACGCGCACGCTAATAGCTAGGGCAGTTAAGGACCATGGGGCTCAGGTTGTTATTGGGAAGTTGGAACGGTTAGAGTTAGTTGGGGCCCGAGTTGGATCGGTTGTGCTTGAAGGAGGACGAGTTATTGAATGTGACTCGGTGGTTTTGGCGTTGGGTCCTTGGTCTGGAAAATTGGAGGTTTTGGCGTCATTGTGTAGAGTTTATGGTCTTAAGGCACATAGCATTGTTTTGGAGCCTAGAGAACCCAATTCCATAACCCCTCACGCACTATTTCTTAGTTATTACCCTTCAAAAGGAGGAAAAGCTATTGACCCAGAAGTCTACCCTCGTCCCACAG GGGAGGTGTATGTTTGTGGGATGTCAGCCGAGGAAGAGGTAGCAGATGACCCTGAGGAGATTAGAGGTAAGGAGGAGTCAATTGAGATGCTGAAGAGGGTGGCGAAGACCGTGTCAAGCCATCTTGGTGAAGGAGGGGCCCGTGTGAAGGCAGAGCAAGCGTGCTTCTTGCCGTGCACCGATGATGGCATTCCGGTGATTGGGGAGGTTCCAGGAGTGAAGGGTTGCTTTGTGGCGACAGGGCACAGTTGCTGGGGTATTTTGAATGGACCTGCTACTGGTGCTGCCATGGCTGAGCTTGTAATTGATGGGCATTCCACCATCGTTGATCTTAAACACTTTAGTCCTGCTAGATTTCTTGGCCGTGGGAAGGTGTAG